From Skermanella sp. TT6, a single genomic window includes:
- a CDS encoding extracellular solute-binding protein, with product MKRLLAAAVCLGSLLLGGTAPALAQDAGGKITRTWAMAEFGEPLYGPDMQHWPYANPDAPKGGSVVLGAFGSFDSLNTYILRGSWPSGIGLISDSLMTGSGDELSSAYGLIAESAEYPEDKSWIVFNLRPEARWQDGQPITADDFKFAFDTIREHGRPFLQSFYEDVSGIEVLDPRRLKFTFKTRDSMKPLLTVASASPLPRHWWTAQGRDITKTTLEPILGSGAYRIRSVDAGRSITYERVRDYWAADLPVNRGLNNIDQIRYDYYLDDTVLAEAFMAGRIDFRQENRAQRWNQSYDVPAVRNGSMIRRVVPDQTPRGTQGYIFNLRRPQFQDVRVREAITHLYDFEAIQRTLLFGEYRRVKSWFPNSEFGADGPPDPKELSILEKYRDRVRPEVLTRAYEPPATDGSGNIRANLREALRLFREAGWELKNNRLVNPAGEQMRIEVLLVSPALVRLTEPFVQNARRAGIDASIRVVDTSQYQVRIDDFDYDLLSVALNFFPPPGAEQRSYFGSAAAATRGSANLAGIKDPVVDALIEELIAAKDLETLAATNRALDRVLSWGWYQIPQWYNDESWLVYWNKFGYPEKMARYTIGFPTTWWIDTGKQASVRSPG from the coding sequence ATGAAGAGACTGCTTGCCGCCGCCGTTTGCCTGGGAAGCCTGCTGCTGGGCGGGACCGCCCCCGCCCTGGCCCAGGATGCCGGAGGGAAGATCACCCGGACCTGGGCCATGGCCGAGTTCGGCGAGCCGCTCTACGGCCCGGACATGCAGCACTGGCCCTATGCCAACCCCGACGCGCCCAAGGGCGGCTCGGTCGTGCTGGGAGCCTTCGGCAGCTTCGACAGTCTCAACACCTATATCCTGCGCGGAAGCTGGCCTTCCGGCATCGGGCTGATCTCCGACAGCCTGATGACGGGATCGGGAGACGAACTGTCCTCCGCCTACGGCCTGATCGCCGAGTCAGCGGAGTATCCCGAGGACAAGAGCTGGATCGTCTTCAACCTGCGGCCGGAGGCGCGCTGGCAGGACGGCCAGCCGATCACCGCCGACGATTTCAAGTTCGCCTTCGACACCATCAGGGAGCACGGGCGGCCCTTCCTCCAGAGCTTCTACGAGGATGTCAGCGGCATCGAGGTGCTGGACCCGCGACGCCTGAAGTTCACCTTCAAGACCCGCGACAGCATGAAGCCGCTCCTGACGGTGGCGTCCGCCTCCCCTTTGCCGCGGCACTGGTGGACGGCGCAGGGGCGCGACATCACCAAGACCACGCTGGAGCCGATCCTGGGCAGCGGCGCCTACCGGATCCGGTCGGTCGACGCGGGGCGCTCGATCACTTACGAGCGGGTGCGAGATTATTGGGCGGCCGACCTGCCGGTGAACCGCGGGCTGAACAATATCGACCAGATCCGGTACGACTACTACCTCGACGACACGGTGCTGGCGGAAGCCTTCATGGCGGGCCGGATCGATTTCCGGCAGGAGAACCGCGCACAGCGCTGGAACCAGAGCTACGACGTGCCCGCCGTCAGGAACGGCAGCATGATCAGGCGGGTGGTGCCGGACCAGACCCCGCGCGGGACCCAAGGCTATATCTTCAACCTGCGGCGGCCGCAGTTCCAGGACGTCCGGGTGCGCGAGGCGATCACCCATCTCTATGATTTCGAGGCGATCCAGCGGACGCTGCTGTTCGGCGAGTACCGGCGCGTGAAGAGCTGGTTCCCCAACTCCGAGTTCGGCGCCGACGGCCCGCCCGACCCCAAGGAGCTGTCGATCCTGGAGAAGTACAGGGACAGGGTCCGGCCGGAGGTGCTGACCAGGGCCTACGAGCCGCCGGCGACGGATGGGTCCGGCAACATCCGCGCCAACCTGCGGGAGGCGCTCCGGCTGTTCAGGGAAGCCGGCTGGGAGCTGAAGAACAACCGGCTCGTCAATCCGGCCGGCGAGCAGATGCGGATCGAGGTCCTGCTGGTCAGCCCGGCGCTGGTCCGCCTGACCGAGCCGTTCGTGCAGAACGCCAGGCGCGCCGGCATCGACGCCTCGATCCGCGTGGTGGACACCTCCCAGTACCAGGTGCGGATCGACGACTTCGACTATGACCTGCTGTCGGTCGCGCTGAACTTCTTCCCGCCGCCGGGCGCCGAGCAGCGCAGCTATTTCGGATCGGCCGCCGCCGCGACCCGGGGTTCGGCCAACCTGGCCGGCATCAAGGACCCGGTCGTGGATGCGCTGATCGAGGAGCTGATCGCCGCCAAGGACCTGGAAACGCTGGCCGCGACCAACCGGGCGCTGGACCGGGTTCTGTCCTGGGGCTGGTACCAGATCCCCCAATGGTACAACGACGAGTCCTGGCTGGTTTACTGGAACAAGTTCGGCTATCCGGAGAAGATGGCGAGATACACGATCGGCTTCCCCACCACTTGGTGGATCGATACCGGCAAGCAGGCATCCGTCCGCTCGCCCGGCTGA
- a CDS encoding microcin C ABC transporter permease YejB: MLAYIVRRLLLIIPTLLGIMVINFLIVQAAPGGPIEQTLAQLQGTGVDATARIGGTSGGGDLPPQAQQSGGEQAAGRYRGAQGLDPEFIRQLERQFGFDKPLHERFFQMMTSYLTFDFGTSYFRDQRVIDLVIDKLPVSISLGLWTTLITYLISIPLGVRKAVRDGSKFDIWTSGVVIVGYAIPSFLFAVLLIVLFAGGRYLDWFPLRGLTSEGWDLMPWWQQVLDYFWHITLPVLALVIGGFAGLTMLTKNSFMEEVNKQYVITARAKGLNERRVLYGHIFRNAMLIVIAGFPGAFIGILFTGSLLIEVIFSLDGLGLLGFEAAINRDYPVMFATLYIFTLLGLLMNLIGDLTYVAVDPRIDFEARRT, translated from the coding sequence ATGCTGGCTTACATCGTCCGCCGCCTGCTGCTGATCATCCCGACCCTGCTCGGGATCATGGTGATCAACTTCCTGATCGTGCAGGCGGCTCCCGGCGGCCCGATCGAGCAGACGCTCGCCCAGCTCCAGGGGACGGGCGTCGATGCCACGGCGCGGATCGGCGGCACGTCGGGCGGCGGCGACCTGCCGCCCCAGGCACAGCAGTCGGGCGGCGAGCAGGCCGCCGGTCGCTACCGGGGCGCCCAGGGCCTGGACCCCGAGTTCATCAGGCAGCTGGAGCGGCAGTTCGGCTTCGACAAGCCGCTGCACGAGCGCTTCTTCCAGATGATGACCAGCTACCTGACCTTCGATTTCGGAACCAGTTACTTCCGCGACCAGCGGGTGATCGACCTGGTGATCGACAAGCTGCCGGTGTCGATCTCGCTGGGGCTGTGGACCACGCTGATCACCTACCTGATCTCGATCCCGCTGGGGGTCCGCAAGGCGGTGCGCGACGGGTCGAAGTTCGACATCTGGACCAGCGGCGTGGTCATCGTCGGCTACGCCATCCCCAGCTTCCTGTTCGCCGTGCTGCTGATCGTCCTGTTCGCAGGCGGCCGCTACCTCGACTGGTTCCCGCTGCGCGGGCTGACCAGCGAGGGCTGGGACCTGATGCCCTGGTGGCAGCAGGTGCTGGATTATTTCTGGCACATCACCCTGCCGGTGCTGGCGCTGGTGATCGGCGGCTTCGCCGGCCTGACCATGCTGACCAAGAACAGCTTCATGGAGGAGGTCAACAAGCAGTACGTCATCACCGCGCGCGCCAAGGGCCTGAACGAGCGGCGGGTGCTGTACGGCCACATCTTCCGCAATGCCATGCTGATCGTGATCGCCGGGTTTCCCGGCGCCTTCATCGGCATCCTGTTCACCGGGTCGCTGCTGATCGAGGTGATCTTCTCGCTGGACGGGCTGGGGCTGCTGGGCTTCGAGGCGGCGATCAACCGGGACTATCCCGTGATGTTCGCGACGCTCTACATCTTCACGCTGCTGGGACTGCTGATGAACCTGATCGGCGACCTGACCTATGTGGCGGTCGATCCCCGCATCGATTTCGAAGCGAGGAGGACGTGA
- a CDS encoding ABC transporter ATP-binding protein yields MTDLLSVRDLAVDFRLSGGEVRAVRGVSFDIKAGETLALVGESGSGKSVTALSILQLLPYPMAAHPAGSSIRFKGTELVGAEEKTLREVRGDRIAMIFQEPMTSLNPLHSIEKQINETLFLHKGLTRSAARRRTLELLRLVGLPEAEKRLAAYPHELSGGQRQRVMIAMALANEPDLLIADEPTTALDVTIQAQILELLKDLQRRFNMALLLITHDLGIVRKMADTVCVMNQGEIVEKASNKELFAGPRHPYTQRLLAAEPKGNPAPPPDAAADVMTARDIKVHFPIKKGLLRRTVDYVRAVDGISVTVREGHTVGVVGESGSGKTTLGLALLRLHASQGAIRYDGKDIQGWQAKQMRPLRREMQVVFQDPYGSLSPRLSVAQIIEEGLKIHGIGSRAEREVMIARSLEEVGLDPASRNRYPHEFSGGQRQRIAIARAMVLKPRFVVLDEPTSALDMSVQAQIVDLLRDLQVKHNLAYLFISHDLKVVRALSNEVIVMKDGKVVESGPTRQIFEAPRQDYTRALIAAALNLVAVKTSDVRM; encoded by the coding sequence ATGACCGACCTGCTCTCCGTCCGCGACCTGGCGGTCGATTTCCGGCTGTCGGGCGGCGAGGTCCGTGCCGTCCGGGGCGTCTCCTTCGATATCAAGGCGGGCGAGACCCTGGCGCTGGTCGGCGAGTCCGGCTCCGGCAAGTCGGTGACCGCCCTGTCGATCCTGCAGCTCCTGCCCTATCCCATGGCGGCGCACCCGGCCGGCAGCAGCATCCGCTTCAAGGGGACCGAGCTGGTGGGGGCTGAGGAGAAGACGCTCCGGGAGGTGCGCGGCGACCGCATCGCCATGATCTTCCAGGAGCCGATGACCTCCCTGAACCCGCTCCACAGCATCGAGAAGCAGATCAACGAGACGCTGTTCCTGCACAAGGGGCTGACCCGCTCGGCCGCCCGGCGACGGACGCTGGAACTGCTGCGCCTAGTCGGACTTCCGGAAGCGGAGAAGCGGCTGGCGGCATATCCCCACGAGCTGTCCGGCGGCCAGCGCCAGCGCGTCATGATCGCCATGGCGCTGGCCAACGAGCCGGACCTGCTGATCGCGGACGAGCCGACCACCGCGCTGGACGTGACGATCCAGGCCCAGATCCTGGAGCTGCTGAAGGACCTCCAGCGCCGTTTCAACATGGCGCTGCTGCTGATCACCCACGATCTCGGCATCGTGCGCAAGATGGCGGACACCGTCTGCGTCATGAACCAGGGCGAGATCGTCGAGAAGGCCTCCAACAAGGAGCTGTTCGCCGGCCCGCGCCATCCCTATACCCAGCGGCTGCTGGCGGCGGAGCCGAAGGGCAACCCGGCGCCGCCGCCCGACGCCGCCGCCGACGTGATGACCGCGCGCGACATCAAGGTCCATTTCCCGATCAAGAAGGGGCTGTTGCGCCGGACGGTCGATTATGTCCGGGCGGTGGACGGCATCAGCGTCACGGTCCGCGAGGGGCATACCGTCGGCGTGGTCGGCGAATCGGGGTCGGGCAAGACGACCCTGGGGCTGGCGCTGCTGCGCCTGCATGCCAGCCAGGGCGCCATCCGCTATGACGGCAAGGACATCCAGGGCTGGCAGGCCAAGCAGATGCGCCCGCTGCGCCGGGAGATGCAGGTCGTCTTCCAGGATCCCTACGGCAGCCTGAGCCCCCGCCTGTCGGTCGCCCAGATCATCGAGGAGGGGCTGAAGATCCACGGCATCGGCAGCAGGGCAGAGCGGGAGGTGATGATCGCCCGGTCGCTGGAGGAGGTCGGGCTGGATCCGGCCAGCCGCAACCGCTATCCGCACGAGTTTTCCGGCGGTCAGCGCCAGCGGATCGCGATCGCCCGCGCCATGGTGCTGAAGCCGCGCTTCGTCGTGCTGGACGAGCCGACCTCGGCCCTGGACATGTCCGTCCAGGCTCAGATCGTCGACCTGCTGCGGGACTTGCAGGTGAAGCACAACCTGGCCTATCTGTTCATCAGCCACGACCTGAAAGTGGTAAGGGCGCTCTCCAACGAGGTGATCGTGATGAAGGACGGCAAGGTGGTCGAGTCGGGTCCGACCCGGCAGATCTTCGAGGCGCCCCGGCAGGACTATACCCGGGCCCTGATCGCCGCGGCGCTGAACCTGGTCGCGGTCAAGACCTCCGACGTGCGGATGTGA
- a CDS encoding RDD family protein, which translates to MTGGFRFAGFWIRAAAALVDGFVLGLLSAFIGIVVVYAMLWIGVGEGTAQGVGQVLSTVVAIAYYTGFHSSERQATPGKRVLGIHVMTRDGGRLTPARALGRYFALILSAIPFGLGYLMAGWTRDKTALHDLVCSTRVVYDSPA; encoded by the coding sequence GTGACCGGCGGTTTCCGGTTCGCCGGCTTCTGGATCCGGGCCGCGGCGGCCCTGGTCGACGGGTTCGTCCTCGGGCTGCTATCGGCCTTCATCGGCATCGTCGTCGTTTACGCGATGCTGTGGATCGGCGTGGGGGAAGGGACGGCCCAGGGCGTCGGTCAGGTGCTGAGCACGGTCGTGGCGATCGCCTACTATACCGGCTTCCATTCCTCCGAGCGCCAGGCCACGCCGGGCAAGCGGGTGCTCGGCATCCATGTCATGACCCGCGACGGCGGCCGGCTGACCCCGGCGCGGGCGCTCGGGCGGTACTTCGCGCTGATCCTGTCGGCGATCCCCTTCGGCCTGGGCTACCTGATGGCGGGATGGACGAGGGACAAGACGGCGCTCCACGACCTGGTCTGCTCGACCCGCGTCGTCTACGACTCGCCGGCCTGA
- a CDS encoding pentapeptide repeat-containing protein, translating into MSHPATGHSAAYIAELKKRLNSHRKWVIGTRGGVQADLSFYDMSQLPLGGVVLRNAKLVGTSFARSNLSRADLKAAVLMMAELEGADLSQADLLGADLRGACFNGANLAEANLAGADLRTGSLGAVSTRQQPSAGTVVSRRTELMDANLNRAILVGSNLGNCDLTGAELVDADLSGADLTGAILVSTDLSGATLKNTTLTGAVLSGAVLDADAVARMAHLGINPDGNLESLGERLFELLAHHQEWLDSEGRSGQRLELDLADLSDAPLGEVDLSAAKIQRCNLRNANLTGSNLMMADLSYSNLSGADLSGANLSGCGMRRVNLTGGSLRDSVLLSVPVGDLERPWPTNLQYARLNDCDLRCRAAAGVILRHADLTGARVNMALMKGSDTSGARLPTTRG; encoded by the coding sequence ATGTCCCATCCGGCTACCGGCCACAGCGCCGCCTACATCGCCGAGCTGAAGAAGCGGCTGAACTCCCACCGAAAGTGGGTGATCGGCACGCGCGGCGGCGTGCAGGCCGACCTCAGCTTCTACGACATGTCGCAGCTGCCGCTGGGCGGCGTCGTGCTGCGCAACGCCAAGCTGGTCGGCACCTCGTTCGCCCGCAGCAACCTGTCCAGGGCCGACCTGAAGGCCGCCGTGCTGATGATGGCCGAACTGGAGGGGGCGGATCTCAGCCAGGCCGATCTGCTGGGCGCGGACCTGCGCGGCGCCTGCTTCAACGGCGCCAACCTGGCGGAGGCGAACCTTGCGGGCGCGGACCTGCGCACCGGGTCGCTGGGCGCGGTCAGCACCCGGCAGCAGCCCAGCGCCGGCACGGTGGTCAGCCGGCGCACCGAACTGATGGACGCCAACCTGAACCGCGCGATCCTGGTCGGCTCCAACCTGGGGAACTGCGACCTGACCGGGGCGGAACTGGTCGATGCCGACCTGTCCGGGGCGGACCTGACCGGCGCGATCCTTGTATCCACCGACCTGTCCGGCGCCACTTTGAAGAACACGACGCTGACCGGCGCCGTCCTGTCCGGCGCCGTGCTGGATGCCGACGCCGTCGCCCGCATGGCCCATCTGGGCATCAACCCGGACGGCAATCTGGAGTCGCTGGGCGAGCGATTGTTCGAGCTGCTCGCCCATCACCAGGAATGGCTGGACAGCGAGGGCCGGTCCGGCCAGCGGCTGGAACTGGATCTGGCGGATCTCAGCGACGCGCCCCTGGGCGAGGTCGACCTGTCCGCCGCCAAGATCCAGCGCTGCAACCTGCGCAATGCCAATCTGACAGGCTCCAACCTGATGATGGCCGACCTCAGCTACAGCAACCTGAGCGGTGCGGACCTGAGCGGTGCCAACCTTTCCGGGTGCGGTATGCGCCGGGTCAACCTGACCGGCGGGTCGCTGCGGGACAGCGTCCTGCTCAGCGTCCCGGTCGGCGACCTGGAGCGCCCCTGGCCGACCAACCTGCAATATGCCAGGCTGAACGACTGCGACCTGCGCTGCCGCGCCGCGGCCGGCGTGATCCTCCGCCATGCCGACCTGACGGGGGCCCGGGTCAACATGGCGCTGATGAAGGGCAGCGACACCAGCGGGGCCAGGTTGCCGACGACCCGGGGGTGA
- a CDS encoding Rpn family recombination-promoting nuclease/putative transposase: MQSRLIQRHDQFFKHLLDHPGTAGALIRERLPKAVTELISPADPVLLPGTFVDKELREYRTDRLYGVTTRTGGAAFIYVLMEHKSSPDPRIDLQLLGYETRIWQDWDRREGRDADGRVRKQPPIFPLVVYHGEAEWRIPLNFADCLDLGDEAMRPHVLDFRYSLLDLGRIDDGGLSKAERLRVGLLILKHGSRDGDLHHTLVRLGRAALALGPDDLIALVRYIMAEPNAVEAAILRNALREIVPGQETRLMTIADEFRAEGILIGEARGKAEILLRQLRRRFGSVPEDRAERISGASDDQLNTWAEIILDAATLDEVFAEHRAN; the protein is encoded by the coding sequence ATGCAATCCCGTCTGATCCAGCGACATGATCAGTTCTTCAAGCACCTGCTGGACCACCCCGGCACCGCCGGCGCGTTGATCCGCGAAAGGCTGCCCAAGGCCGTGACCGAATTGATCTCGCCCGCCGATCCCGTTCTCCTGCCCGGCACCTTCGTGGACAAGGAGCTTCGGGAATACCGGACGGATCGGCTCTACGGCGTCACCACCCGGACCGGCGGTGCCGCCTTCATCTATGTGCTGATGGAGCACAAATCGTCGCCGGACCCGCGCATCGACCTGCAACTGCTCGGCTACGAGACGCGCATCTGGCAGGATTGGGACAGGCGCGAAGGCCGGGACGCGGACGGCAGGGTCAGGAAGCAGCCCCCGATCTTCCCCCTGGTCGTCTATCATGGCGAGGCGGAATGGCGGATCCCGCTGAATTTCGCCGATTGCTTGGATCTCGGCGACGAGGCCATGCGCCCCCATGTTCTGGATTTCCGCTACTCCCTGTTGGACCTGGGGCGGATCGACGACGGGGGATTGTCGAAGGCGGAAAGGCTCCGGGTCGGGCTGCTGATCCTGAAGCATGGCAGCAGGGACGGCGACCTCCACCACACGCTGGTCAGGCTTGGACGGGCCGCTCTCGCCCTCGGCCCTGATGACCTGATCGCCCTGGTGCGCTACATTATGGCGGAACCGAACGCCGTCGAAGCGGCGATACTTCGAAACGCGCTGAGGGAAATCGTTCCAGGCCAGGAGACAAGGCTCATGACCATAGCTGATGAATTCAGGGCGGAAGGCATTCTGATCGGCGAAGCGAGGGGCAAGGCAGAGATTCTGTTGCGCCAGTTGAGGCGGCGCTTCGGCTCCGTACCGGAAGACCGGGCAGAGCGTATTTCCGGCGCCTCCGACGACCAGCTGAACACCTGGGCCGAGATCATCCTCGATGCCGCGACCTTGGACGAGGTGTTCGCCGAGCACAGGGCGAACTGA
- a CDS encoding 2-hydroxyacid dehydrogenase — MTILFLSPSDDPAEWLPELTRQIPGREIRVWPDAGDLSEIDYALAWRPPAGVLGRLPNLKVIFSLGAGVDGVLSDPDLPDKPLVRMVEPGLTEGMTEYVVLQVLHWHRQAEAYRAQQERREWRQLDQKLARERRVGVLGLGVLGADAARVLKELRFDVAGWSRSPKDLPGVTCFHGAAGLPEFLARTEILVCLLPLTPETAGILNWETLAALPRGACIINAARGGHVDESDLLAELDSGHIAGASLDVFAEEPLAPDHPFWSHPRVLVTPHVAAVTHARTAAGHIAEQIRRFEAGLPLEDLVDRTRGY, encoded by the coding sequence ATGACTATCCTGTTCCTGTCCCCGTCCGATGATCCGGCCGAATGGCTGCCGGAACTGACGCGCCAGATCCCGGGGCGGGAGATCAGGGTCTGGCCGGACGCCGGCGACCTGTCGGAGATCGACTACGCCCTGGCATGGCGGCCGCCGGCCGGGGTGCTCGGCCGGCTGCCGAACCTGAAGGTGATCTTCTCGCTCGGGGCGGGCGTGGACGGGGTGCTGAGCGATCCCGACCTGCCGGACAAGCCGCTGGTCCGCATGGTGGAGCCCGGCCTGACCGAGGGGATGACCGAATATGTCGTCCTCCAGGTGCTCCACTGGCATCGCCAAGCGGAAGCCTACCGGGCGCAGCAGGAGCGGCGGGAGTGGCGGCAACTCGATCAGAAGCTGGCCCGCGAGCGCCGGGTCGGAGTGCTCGGCCTCGGCGTGCTCGGGGCCGACGCCGCCCGGGTCCTGAAGGAACTGCGTTTCGACGTCGCGGGCTGGAGCCGTTCGCCCAAGGATCTGCCCGGCGTCACCTGCTTCCACGGCGCCGCCGGACTGCCGGAGTTCCTGGCCCGGACCGAGATCCTGGTCTGCCTGCTGCCGCTCACGCCCGAGACCGCCGGCATCCTGAACTGGGAGACGCTGGCCGCCCTGCCGCGGGGGGCCTGCATCATCAATGCCGCCCGAGGCGGGCATGTGGACGAATCGGACCTGCTGGCGGAGCTGGACAGCGGCCATATCGCCGGAGCCAGCCTCGACGTCTTCGCCGAGGAGCCGCTGGCCCCCGACCACCCCTTCTGGAGCCATCCGCGGGTGCTCGTGACGCCCCACGTGGCCGCCGTCACCCATGCCCGCACGGCGGCCGGCCACATCGCCGAGCAGATCCGGCGCTTCGAGGCGGGATTGCCGCTCGAGGACCTGGTCGATCGCACGCGCGGCTACTGA
- a CDS encoding C40 family peptidase, whose product MTASLPDPRINPYRPDLAAAHLQGMVQADRFIEGVPCQIRAGFATVKGSPDFAARQTTQALFGETVTIYEEQDGWVWGQLSGDGYVGYLRLDTLWEETPEPTHRVAALRSFLFPEPDLKTPPLDVLSLTAGVAAAGERNGFVELAQGGWVFAGHLAELGTHQPDYVATSRRLLGVPYLWGGKTSLGLDCSGLVQIALAAAGFAAPRDSDQQGASLGRAVPEGEALRSGDLVFFPGHVGIMTGPERLIHANAFHMTVTEEPLADVVGRGARITGVRRL is encoded by the coding sequence ATGACCGCGTCCTTGCCGGATCCCCGGATTAACCCCTACCGCCCCGACCTCGCCGCGGCGCACTTGCAAGGCATGGTCCAGGCCGACCGCTTCATCGAGGGAGTGCCCTGCCAGATCAGGGCCGGCTTCGCGACGGTCAAGGGCTCGCCCGACTTCGCGGCCCGCCAGACGACCCAGGCCCTGTTCGGCGAGACGGTGACCATCTACGAGGAACAGGACGGCTGGGTCTGGGGCCAGCTTTCCGGCGACGGTTACGTCGGCTACCTGCGGCTCGACACGCTGTGGGAGGAGACCCCGGAGCCGACCCACCGGGTCGCCGCGCTGCGCAGCTTCCTGTTTCCGGAACCCGACCTGAAGACCCCGCCGCTCGACGTGCTGAGCCTGACCGCCGGGGTGGCGGCGGCCGGGGAGCGGAACGGTTTCGTGGAGCTGGCGCAGGGCGGCTGGGTCTTCGCCGGGCATCTGGCGGAACTGGGCACGCACCAGCCGGACTATGTCGCCACCTCCCGCCGTCTGCTGGGCGTGCCCTACCTGTGGGGCGGCAAGACCAGCCTGGGGCTGGACTGTTCCGGGCTCGTACAGATCGCACTGGCGGCGGCCGGCTTCGCGGCCCCGCGCGACAGCGACCAGCAGGGCGCCTCGCTGGGACGGGCGGTGCCGGAGGGAGAGGCGCTTCGGAGCGGCGACCTCGTGTTCTTCCCTGGCCATGTCGGCATCATGACGGGGCCGGAACGACTGATCCACGCCAACGCCTTCCACATGACGGTGACCGAGGAGCCGCTGGCCGACGTGGTCGGCCGCGGCGCCCGGATCACGGGAGTGCGCCGGCTCTAG
- a CDS encoding MarR family transcriptional regulator, giving the protein MPQKLQALDLWRHVLVTNVRQAGPDLSSRQLALLLTVYLTPPPHTVRGLAATLNISKPAISRALDRLGRLGFIRRKRDEADRRNVLVQRTVKGSVFLTEFAHLVLESQHLARGDGVLGDGHGASPPDPVPEPAMEAVHDRVLAGSPD; this is encoded by the coding sequence ATGCCGCAGAAGCTTCAAGCCCTCGATCTCTGGCGCCACGTTCTCGTAACGAACGTGCGGCAGGCGGGGCCGGACCTGTCTTCCCGGCAACTGGCGCTGCTGCTCACCGTCTACCTGACGCCGCCGCCCCACACGGTGCGCGGCTTGGCGGCCACCCTGAACATTTCGAAGCCCGCGATCAGCCGCGCGCTCGACCGGCTGGGCCGCCTGGGATTCATCCGCCGCAAGCGCGACGAGGCCGACCGGCGCAACGTCCTGGTCCAGCGCACGGTCAAGGGATCGGTCTTCCTGACCGAGTTCGCGCATCTGGTGCTGGAGTCGCAGCATCTGGCCCGGGGCGACGGGGTCCTGGGCGACGGGCATGGCGCATCCCCGCCGGACCCGGTGCCGGAACCCGCGATGGAGGCCGTCCATGACCGCGTCCTTGCCGGATCCCCGGATTAA